A part of Saccopteryx bilineata isolate mSacBil1 chromosome 10, mSacBil1_pri_phased_curated, whole genome shotgun sequence genomic DNA contains:
- the CCR9 gene encoding C-C chemokine receptor type 9, whose product MTPTEFTGYGPNQSGDYSYDSTSSTDDYANFNFTDFFCKKTNVRQFASQFLPPLYWLVFIVGTLGNSLVILVYWYCTRVKTMTDMFLLNLAIADLLFLATLPFWAIAAADQWKFQTFMCKVVNSMYKMNFYSCVLLIMFISVDRYIAVAQAMKAQTWRQKRLLYSKMVCIAVWLAAAALCIPEILYSQTKKESDVTVCTMVYPHGESTKVKSTVLTLNVILGFFLPFVVMACCYTIIIHTLIQAKKSSKHKALKVTITVLTVFVLSQFPYNCVLLVQTIDAYIVFISNCAISTSIDICFQVTQTIAFFHSCLNPVLYVFVGERFRRDLVKTLRNLGCISRAQWVSFTRREGSLKLSSVLLETNSGPLSF is encoded by the exons ATGACACCCACGGAATTCACA GGCTATGGCCCTAATCAATCTGGTGACTACAGCTACGACTCCACGTCTTCCACGGATGACTATGCGAACTTCAACTTCACGGACTTCTTCTGTAAGAAAACCAACGTCAGGCAGTTTGCGAgccagttcctcccccccttgTACTGGCTCGTGTTCATTGTGGGCACCCTGGGCAACAGCCTGGTCATCCTCGTCTACTGGTATTGCACCAGGGTGAAGACCATGACCGACATGTTCCTGTTGAACCTGGCCATCGCCGACCTCCTCTTTCTCGCCACCCTCCCCTTCTGGGCCATCGCCGCTGCTGACCAGTGGAAGTTCCAGACCTTCATGTGCAAAGTGGTCAACAGCATGTACAAGATGAACTTCTACAGCTGCGTGCTGCTGATCATGTTCATCAGCGTGGACAGGTACATCGCCGTCGCTCAGGCCATGAAGGCGCAGACCTGGAGGCAGAAGAGGCTTCTGTACAGCAAGATGGTTTGCATTGCCGTCTGGCTGGCGGCCGCCGCTCTCTGCATCCCGGAGATCCTGTACAGCCAAACCAAGAAGGAATCGGACGTTACCGTCTGCACCATGGTTTACCCTCACGGCGAGAGTACCAAAGTGAAGTCGACCGTCTTGACCCTGAACGTGATCCTGGGGTTCTTCCTTCCCTTTGTGGTCATGGCTTGCTGCTACACCATCATCATTCACACTCTGATCCAAGCCAAGAAGTCCTCCAAGCACAAGGCCCTCAAGGTGACCATCACTGTCCTTACTGTCTTTGTCTTATCTCAGTTCCCCTACAACTGCGTTCTGCTGGTGCAGACCATTGACGCCTACATCGTGTTCATTTCCAACTGTGCCATTTCCACCAGCATCGACATCTGCTTCCAGGTCACTCAGACCATCGCCTTCTTCCACAGCTGCCTGAACCCTGTTCTCTACGTGTTCGTGGGCGAGCGGTTCCGCCGGGACCTTGTGAAAACGCTGAGGAACCTGGGTTGCATCAGCCGGGCCCAGTGGGTCTCCTTTACGAGAAGGGAGGGGAGCTTGAAGCTGTCGTCTGTGTTGCTGGAGACAAACTCAGGACCTCTCTCCTTCTGA